Proteins from a genomic interval of Chloroflexota bacterium:
- a CDS encoding YkgJ family cysteine cluster protein codes for MPQPRTLGLGQFHARMVRNARTLDEFYAAMEAWTHAIVAASPILVCQEGCARCCKHQVLVGEPEWAHILRWMHANLTPEHRRRIVRRTQGQLVQPGNPLSRWLGMRGRSTRVLMRTVARGAAVEATRCPMLDDDNRCAIYPARPFVCRAYGRSALANGSLMLCDIFAGRIRQTPGVEHTLNLAPMPLTSQAYLALNRGASTNAPGQFTIMSAHVLRHAISDDDLATDPLPLATETRFPVVAEDAFDNGH; via the coding sequence GTGCCTCAGCCACGAACCCTCGGCCTCGGGCAGTTTCACGCCCGCATGGTGCGCAACGCTCGCACCTTGGACGAGTTCTACGCCGCCATGGAGGCCTGGACCCACGCCATCGTTGCGGCCAGCCCAATCCTGGTCTGCCAGGAGGGCTGCGCGCGCTGCTGCAAGCACCAGGTCTTGGTGGGTGAGCCCGAATGGGCGCATATCCTGCGCTGGATGCACGCCAATCTGACCCCCGAGCATCGCCGGCGCATCGTCCGCCGCACACAGGGCCAGCTGGTCCAGCCGGGCAACCCGCTTTCACGCTGGCTCGGCATGCGCGGCCGGTCCACCCGCGTCTTGATGCGCACGGTGGCCCGCGGCGCGGCCGTGGAAGCCACCCGCTGCCCCATGCTCGACGACGACAACCGCTGCGCAATCTATCCAGCCCGCCCATTCGTCTGCCGCGCCTATGGCCGGTCGGCGCTGGCCAACGGCTCCCTCATGCTGTGCGACATCTTCGCCGGCCGGATTCGCCAGACGCCCGGGGTGGAGCACACCCTCAATCTCGCGCCCATGCCGCTGACGTCACAGGCCTACCTGGCTCTTAACCGGGGGGCTTCCACCAACGCGCCGGGGCAGTTCACCATCATGTCGGCGCACGTGCTGCGTCACGCCATCAGCGACGATGACCTCGCGACAGATCCCCTTCCCCTGGCCACCGAGACCCGCTTCCCGGTCGTCGCGGAGGACGCCTTCGACAACGGGCACTAG
- a CDS encoding YkgJ family cysteine cluster protein, translated as MARKPTKAEAVDLHDFHERMVKSARTLPEMYAALEGWSELVVKENPIITCQEGCARCCKHQVLVGEQEWRLIHIWMRQNLSKEHRQRIMGRVHAQVEQPGNPLRRWLGMGSKPARVFVRAVGRGFVTESTRCPMLGDDNRCEIYPVRPFVCRAYGRAQLASGTNMFCEVFLGRLRQEPEAGEDMKLEDMSVMSRKYFELNDGRASGGGLFTIMSAHLLRNATGDRDLVKQPVPLQQEKTLPVVRQADFPERRVGGAKETTTTVSVVSAP; from the coding sequence GTGGCACGCAAGCCCACGAAGGCCGAGGCCGTCGACCTGCACGACTTTCACGAGCGCATGGTCAAGTCCGCGCGCACGCTGCCGGAGATGTACGCCGCGCTCGAAGGCTGGTCGGAGCTCGTGGTCAAGGAAAACCCCATCATCACCTGCCAGGAGGGCTGCGCGCGGTGCTGCAAGCACCAGGTCCTGGTGGGTGAACAGGAGTGGCGCCTCATTCACATCTGGATGCGCCAGAACCTGTCCAAAGAGCACCGCCAACGAATCATGGGGCGCGTGCATGCCCAGGTCGAGCAGCCCGGGAACCCGCTGAGGCGCTGGCTGGGCATGGGTTCGAAACCGGCGCGAGTCTTCGTGCGTGCGGTCGGGCGCGGCTTCGTCACGGAGTCCACACGTTGCCCGATGCTCGGCGACGACAACCGGTGCGAAATCTACCCGGTGCGCCCGTTCGTATGCCGCGCGTACGGCCGGGCGCAACTTGCCAGCGGCACCAACATGTTTTGCGAGGTCTTCCTGGGGCGGCTGCGCCAAGAGCCGGAGGCCGGCGAGGATATGAAGCTGGAAGACATGAGCGTGATGTCGCGGAAGTACTTCGAGTTGAACGATGGTCGCGCGTCGGGCGGCGGCCTCTTCACCATCATGTCCGCCCACCTGCTGCGCAACGCCACGGGCGATCGCGACCTCGTCAAACAGCCCGTGCCCCTACAGCAGGAAAAGACGCTTCCAGTCGTCCGTCAGGCCGACTTTCCCGAACGGCGCGTGGGCGGCGCCAAGGAAACCACGACCACGGTTTCGGTGGTATCCGCGCCCTAG